ACAGCGGGTTGAAGCATTGGAAACGCTGCTGCTGGAGCGTGATGCGCGGTCCGCCCGCAGGGAGGATGAGCGATGAGAAGATTTGGTCCTGCAGGCTGCCGCGGCGGCCGCAATCACAATTCCTGTCCGCCGCCGGAAGGCAGAACGCTGTACCGCGCGCGTGACGGAAAGATAATGGGTGTGTGCAAGGGGCTGGCCGAATATTTTGAAGTCGAGCCGGTCTGGATACGCCTGTTTACCATTCTCGGTGCGCTGGCGACAGGTATCTGGCCTGCGCTGGGAATTTATATTCTGGCCGGGCTGCTGATGAAGCCTAAGCCCGTCATGCCGGTGCGCGATATCCACGAGGGAGAATTCTATTCTTCGTATGTATCTTCGCGCAAGGCGGCACTGGCGCGGCTTAAGGAACAGTTTGCACGTCTTGACAGGCGTATCCGCCGTATGGAGGATGCTGTGACCAGCCGCGATTTTGACTGGCAGCGGCGGTTTGACGACAGACGCTGACCGCCCGGCGCGGTGTGGCGTCTTTTCGTCCGCAAAAGTGTTTTTCCGTGATTTCTCAGCGTTGTCCGGCGGTGCCTGCATGCTGCGCGGGCAATACCTGCTGCCGTCAGCCGGCAGATGAATTTTGTATGC
Above is a window of Oleidesulfovibrio alaskensis DSM 16109 DNA encoding:
- the pspC gene encoding envelope stress response membrane protein PspC, whose product is MRRFGPAGCRGGRNHNSCPPPEGRTLYRARDGKIMGVCKGLAEYFEVEPVWIRLFTILGALATGIWPALGIYILAGLLMKPKPVMPVRDIHEGEFYSSYVSSRKAALARLKEQFARLDRRIRRMEDAVTSRDFDWQRRFDDRR